Sequence from the Verrucomicrobiia bacterium genome:
CGCGGAGCAGTATGCCAAAAAAATCCTGCCGCTTTTCAAGGGCCGCAAGTTCCGCCTGGTATTCGAGCCCGGCCGTTTCGTTTCCGCCAATGGCGGCATCCTGGTGGGCAAAGTCCTCTACATCAAACAGACGAACGTGAAGAATTTCGCCATCGTGGACACGGCCATGAACGACCTTATCCGGCCCACGCTCTACGACGCGCATCACGAGGTGCTGCCGTTGAAAGCGAACGCCAAGGCCAAGAAATGGGTGTACGACGTGGTGGGCCCGGTGTGCGAAAGCGGCGACGTGCTCGCGCGCGACCGTTATCTCCAGGAGCTTTCCGAGGGGGAGTACGTGGCGTTCATGACGTCCGGCGCCTACGGCTTCGTGATGGCGTCCAACTACAATTCGCGGCCCCGTCCGTGCGAGGTGCTGGTGAAGGGGAATAAGTTCGAGATCGTGCGCAAGCGCGAGACGTTCGAGTCTCTTTTTACCGGCGAGACCATTCCCGCCTTCGTCTAATCTGAGGGATTATTTCTTTCCTGCGGCAAACTGCGCATCGTGCTTTTTTTCGAAAGCGTCGATGGCGGCTTTTTCCTGAAGCGTGGTGCCG
This genomic interval carries:
- a CDS encoding diaminopimelate decarboxylase — encoded protein: AEQYAKKILPLFKGRKFRLVFEPGRFVSANGGILVGKVLYIKQTNVKNFAIVDTAMNDLIRPTLYDAHHEVLPLKANAKAKKWVYDVVGPVCESGDVLARDRYLQELSEGEYVAFMTSGAYGFVMASNYNSRPRPCEVLVKGNKFEIVRKRETFESLFTGETIPAFV